One Flagellimonas sp. CMM7 genomic region harbors:
- a CDS encoding LytTR family DNA-binding domain-containing protein gives MRVIQSEKRFYFLSIILLVVIFIITLIQNMIRYSNHSSYSVWVSIVYLCVSVLLFIPFIILTLRLQKEIKKRYAKWFWLLVSAATILSLIVFYLLSNVILHAFGYFDSFIDSEYARYYFGREALYHLLLIAASAVYVYNIKNKTKIIQVYKGRKLMTIGLELIEWIEAEGHYLNFYSEAGTFIKRDRIGVLAEQLHPDFVRIHRKYIVNKSQIIAKEKDKRDEYIVLSSGKKLKIGQSFKPISW, from the coding sequence ATGCGGGTAATTCAGAGTGAAAAGCGTTTTTATTTTCTATCTATAATTCTGCTGGTTGTTATTTTTATCATTACCCTGATTCAAAATATGATTCGCTACAGCAATCATTCCAGTTATAGTGTTTGGGTGTCGATAGTGTATCTCTGTGTTTCAGTTCTTCTTTTTATCCCCTTTATAATCCTAACGCTCAGGCTCCAGAAAGAAATTAAAAAACGATATGCAAAATGGTTTTGGTTACTTGTTTCCGCTGCAACCATTTTAAGTCTTATTGTTTTCTACCTTTTATCCAATGTCATTTTACATGCGTTTGGATACTTCGATTCTTTTATAGATTCTGAATATGCCCGATACTATTTTGGCCGTGAAGCACTATATCATTTATTACTGATTGCAGCTTCCGCAGTCTACGTCTACAACATTAAAAACAAGACAAAAATCATACAGGTTTACAAAGGAAGAAAGCTAATGACCATTGGTCTTGAATTAATTGAATGGATTGAAGCTGAAGGGCATTATTTGAATTTTTATTCGGAAGCGGGCACTTTTATTAAGCGAGACCGTATAGGGGTATTGGCAGAACAACTGCACCCTGATTTTGTGAGGATCCACAGAAAGTATATTGTAAACAAAAGCCAAATCATAGCAAAAGAAAAAGATAAACGTGATGAATATATAGTGCTCTCCTCTGGAAAAAAATTGAAAATTGGTCAATCCTTTAAACCAATTTCTTGGTAG
- a CDS encoding carbohydrate binding family 9 domain-containing protein encodes MKVLFCKAFVLFTFFTLHTVHSQQVQLQDSIKNRPEYRATELPQDFDIDGNVINDPIWQTVPAIENLIQLRPNYGQAVSEKTVIRMAYTNTTFYVSVICYDKDAKNIVVSDSRRDADLNDEDSFLFIIDTYNDRQNGFLFGTNAQGMEYDAQIDNEGKGSFNTNRQQGGVIGGTNLNWDATWKVRSQLGEYGWSAEFAIPFRSLRFAAGKDKTWGLNFRRNISKNTETAYWTSLPLGFDMKRLSLAGKLTGLNLRNPGNLKLIPYALTQVVNNSAVSPSETDTNFELGADIKYSVTPSLTLDLTYNTDFAQVEVDDQQVNLDRFNLFFPEKRAFFLENAGQFSVGSPGEVDLFFSRRIGIGDNGDLVPIIGGARLSGKVGQTNVGFLSMFTDDVDEAGIDQNNFSVARVNHDFQGTRSSLGGIFINRAGLGSMEDDYNRVYAMDGTWGIGNKAEVTGFVAKSTTPGIEDKDHAFKFLGNYNWNGWDLRAGYTEVGAGFNPEVGFLQRTAFKKPEFLILKAHRVKNMGNLLEIRPHVSYRGYWNFDDELITGFLHVDNHWEFKSGFEIHTGINFTTERVLESFNISDVTVPIGEYKNEELQFVLITNANNAFSMNLRTIIGGYFNGDRITNSGTANYRIGDRFNSSLTFSHSDIQLETGNLTALVGGLRLSYSFTPRMFVQSLIQRNNVSSITAVNARFGWLQNANTGLFVVFNIVKDDDDLDALNNQIFTVKYTHRFDILN; translated from the coding sequence ATGAAAGTACTGTTTTGTAAAGCCTTTGTGCTTTTCACTTTTTTCACCCTACACACCGTTCACTCACAACAAGTTCAACTGCAAGACTCCATTAAAAATAGGCCAGAATACCGAGCCACTGAATTACCACAAGATTTTGACATTGATGGTAACGTAATAAACGATCCTATTTGGCAGACTGTCCCAGCCATTGAAAACCTTATTCAGCTGCGTCCCAACTATGGACAGGCAGTTTCGGAAAAAACCGTAATAAGAATGGCGTATACCAATACTACATTTTACGTTTCGGTAATTTGTTATGATAAGGATGCCAAAAACATAGTCGTTTCTGACTCGCGTAGAGATGCAGATTTAAATGACGAAGACAGTTTCCTATTTATCATTGACACCTATAACGACAGACAAAATGGGTTTCTTTTTGGCACCAATGCGCAGGGCATGGAATATGACGCACAGATTGATAATGAAGGGAAGGGAAGTTTTAATACCAACAGACAACAGGGAGGTGTCATTGGTGGCACCAACTTAAATTGGGATGCCACGTGGAAGGTCAGATCTCAATTAGGAGAATATGGATGGAGCGCAGAGTTTGCCATTCCATTTAGGTCGTTACGATTTGCTGCTGGGAAGGACAAGACGTGGGGGCTTAATTTTAGAAGAAACATTAGCAAAAATACCGAGACCGCATATTGGACCTCATTGCCTTTAGGTTTTGATATGAAACGATTATCTCTTGCTGGAAAACTTACTGGACTGAACCTTAGAAATCCCGGTAATTTAAAGCTTATTCCATATGCATTGACCCAAGTAGTCAACAACAGTGCCGTCTCTCCGAGTGAAACAGATACAAATTTTGAATTGGGAGCGGACATAAAATACAGTGTTACGCCCAGTCTTACTTTAGATCTAACATACAATACCGATTTTGCTCAGGTGGAAGTAGATGATCAACAGGTGAATTTGGATAGGTTCAATCTCTTTTTTCCCGAAAAAAGGGCCTTTTTCTTAGAAAACGCAGGACAGTTTAGTGTTGGTAGTCCGGGTGAAGTAGATCTGTTCTTTAGTCGTCGTATTGGTATTGGTGACAATGGGGATTTAGTCCCCATCATAGGCGGAGCCAGACTTTCAGGTAAAGTTGGACAAACCAATGTGGGTTTCCTTAGTATGTTTACTGATGATGTTGATGAGGCTGGTATTGATCAAAACAATTTTTCCGTAGCTCGGGTAAATCATGATTTTCAAGGAACTCGATCTTCCTTAGGTGGTATATTTATCAATAGAGCTGGTTTAGGGAGTATGGAAGATGATTACAATCGTGTATACGCAATGGATGGCACCTGGGGAATAGGAAACAAAGCAGAGGTCACTGGCTTCGTTGCCAAAAGTACAACTCCGGGTATTGAAGATAAAGATCATGCATTTAAATTTTTGGGAAACTACAATTGGAATGGATGGGATTTACGAGCTGGCTATACGGAAGTTGGTGCTGGTTTTAACCCAGAAGTGGGGTTTTTACAGCGCACTGCCTTTAAAAAACCTGAATTTCTCATTTTAAAAGCGCATAGGGTGAAAAACATGGGGAATCTTCTTGAGATACGCCCGCATGTTTCATACCGTGGATATTGGAATTTTGATGATGAATTAATAACTGGTTTCCTTCATGTGGACAACCATTGGGAATTTAAAAGTGGTTTTGAAATCCATACAGGCATCAACTTTACGACCGAAAGGGTCTTAGAATCTTTTAACATCTCAGATGTCACTGTCCCAATAGGAGAATATAAGAATGAAGAATTGCAATTTGTTTTAATCACTAATGCCAACAATGCATTCTCTATGAACTTAAGAACTATTATTGGTGGTTATTTTAATGGTGACCGTATTACCAATAGTGGTACTGCCAATTATAGGATTGGTGATCGTTTTAACTCATCACTCACTTTTAGCCATAGCGATATTCAACTAGAAACTGGAAATTTGACTGCATTGGTGGGTGGTCTGCGACTCTCTTACTCCTTTACGCCAAGAATGTTTGTACAAAGCTTGATACAGCGAAACAATGTTTCAAGTATCACTGCTGTAAATGCTCGTTTTGGGTGGCTGCAAAACGCCAATACAGGTTTATTTGTAGTATTTAATATTGTAAAAGATGATGATGATTTAGACGCTTTGAACAATCAGATATTCACAGTAAAATATACCCATCGCTTTGATATTTTGAATTGA
- a CDS encoding histidine kinase, whose product MKKLFIHKPLFRLLSPLFSGTLVYLLILLINNTIDELGANFFGQELYVCIGLAYLIQEYARISIIIFKRLKRPSSFLVKTILQIISTIIINIVLVSLAMYLYFIKVLYYTPNSNELMIFNSIFSVIALIYVLLYVSHQFLYMVNTEKLEKEEWARQEVEEDFTDFKRGINPELLFESLEAILVVMKEDPDRAEQITDRFAMVYRYLLSKKKDELVPISEELKTLEELLQLFSELPYRKMQLGKVTTSETLVVPGSLLRIAERVMRTTIPSETKKISIDILEFGSELNIQYKHEERIDKLLTINSLKYIQRDYGYYASESVKVIHDDVFKTVYLPKLNLE is encoded by the coding sequence ATGAAAAAACTGTTTATTCATAAACCGCTTTTTAGACTGTTGAGCCCTTTGTTCAGTGGCACTTTAGTGTACCTTCTTATTTTGCTCATCAATAACACAATTGATGAACTAGGTGCTAATTTTTTTGGCCAGGAACTTTATGTGTGTATTGGCCTTGCTTATTTAATTCAGGAATATGCGCGTATTTCAATTATAATCTTCAAACGACTTAAAAGGCCATCTTCATTTTTGGTCAAAACCATCCTGCAGATCATAAGTACAATTATCATCAATATAGTTTTGGTTTCCTTGGCCATGTATCTTTATTTTATCAAGGTGCTGTACTACACCCCAAACAGCAATGAGTTAATGATTTTTAATAGCATTTTCTCTGTGATTGCTTTGATTTATGTCTTGTTATATGTGAGTCATCAGTTTCTGTATATGGTCAACACAGAAAAATTGGAAAAAGAAGAATGGGCAAGGCAGGAAGTTGAGGAAGACTTTACAGATTTTAAGCGAGGGATAAACCCAGAATTGCTTTTTGAAAGCCTGGAAGCAATTTTGGTGGTTATGAAAGAAGACCCTGATAGAGCGGAACAGATTACGGATCGTTTTGCGATGGTCTACAGGTATTTATTGTCCAAAAAGAAAGACGAGCTGGTTCCTATATCAGAAGAACTAAAAACTTTGGAAGAATTACTTCAACTATTTTCAGAACTGCCATATAGAAAAATGCAATTGGGAAAAGTAACAACAAGTGAGACTTTAGTGGTGCCTGGAAGCTTATTGCGTATTGCTGAAAGGGTGATGCGTACTACGATTCCATCAGAAACAAAGAAAATAAGCATTGATATTTTAGAATTTGGGAGTGAGTTAAATATTCAATATAAACATGAAGAAAGAATAGATAAATTATTAACTATCAATAGTTTAAAATATATTCAAAGAGATTATGGATATTATGCTTCCGAATCTGTCAAAGTAATTCATGACGACGTTTTTAAAACCGTATATCTTCCTAAATTGAACCTAGAATGA
- a CDS encoding cold-shock protein: MAKSQQTYNKSEREKKRLKKKEEKQKKKEARKAEAKESGKTGIQFAYVDHNGNLTDTPPDPSQKMAVEAESITLGIPKKEEGDEEEFDPVRNGKVSFFDTSKGFGFIIDTENQEKYFCHVSGLIDEIAENDKVSFELERGMKGMNAVRVKKI, translated from the coding sequence ATGGCTAAATCGCAACAGACGTATAACAAATCAGAAAGAGAGAAAAAACGCTTAAAGAAAAAAGAAGAGAAGCAAAAAAAGAAAGAAGCTAGAAAAGCCGAAGCTAAAGAAAGCGGCAAGACTGGTATTCAGTTTGCGTATGTAGATCATAACGGTAACCTTACCGACACTCCACCAGATCCTTCACAAAAAATGGCTGTTGAAGCCGAAAGTATTACACTTGGTATTCCTAAAAAAGAAGAGGGTGATGAAGAAGAATTTGATCCTGTAAGAAATGGAAAAGTTTCATTTTTTGATACTTCAAAAGGATTCGGGTTTATTATTGATACAGAGAACCAAGAAAAATATTTCTGTCATGTTAGTGGTTTAATTGATGAAATCGCTGAGAATGATAAAGTGTCTTTTGAACTTGAAAGAGGTATGAAGGGTATGAATGCCGTTCGTGTGAAGAAAATATAA
- a CDS encoding LytTR family DNA-binding domain-containing protein, whose product MKIVIIEDEPLASEKLERYLLKYSEKVEVLSILPSLELAIPWITAHQSKVDLFFMDVQLTDGLSFEIFSKIPVQKPVIFTTAFDEFAIDAFKVNSIDYLLKPIMFTDLSRALQKLKSFKEQFSNPLELAPVIQKLQEKKYKDRFLVRMGNHINSVQSNSINAFFAEGRDAYLITEKGKKYIIEYKLEALEKLLDPKLFFRVNRTFIVNINAITDVTVYANRRLKLVLSSKLDKEVIISREKVADFKKWFEGLA is encoded by the coding sequence ATGAAGATTGTAATCATTGAAGATGAACCTTTAGCATCAGAAAAATTAGAGCGCTATCTTCTAAAATATAGCGAGAAGGTTGAGGTCCTCAGCATATTGCCTTCTTTAGAACTAGCTATCCCGTGGATTACGGCGCATCAATCTAAAGTTGATTTGTTTTTTATGGACGTGCAATTGACAGATGGCCTCAGTTTCGAGATTTTTTCCAAAATACCAGTACAAAAGCCAGTAATCTTCACTACTGCCTTTGATGAGTTTGCCATAGACGCATTCAAGGTGAACAGTATTGATTATTTATTAAAACCAATTATGTTCACTGATCTTTCAAGGGCTTTGCAGAAACTAAAATCATTTAAAGAACAGTTCTCAAATCCCTTGGAGTTGGCTCCGGTAATTCAAAAGCTACAAGAAAAAAAGTATAAGGACAGGTTTTTGGTTAGAATGGGTAATCACATTAATTCGGTACAGAGTAATTCAATAAATGCCTTTTTTGCAGAAGGGAGGGATGCCTATCTAATTACTGAGAAAGGAAAAAAGTACATCATTGAATATAAATTAGAAGCATTGGAAAAGTTGTTGGACCCAAAACTTTTTTTTCGTGTGAATAGAACCTTTATCGTTAACATCAACGCCATTACAGATGTTACTGTTTATGCCAACCGAAGGTTAAAACTTGTCTTAAGCTCAAAACTGGATAAAGAAGTTATTATTAGTAGAGAAAAGGTAGCTGATTTTAAAAAATGGTTTGAAGGACTGGCTTAA
- a CDS encoding DUF4251 domain-containing protein — MKTFGKYIWSMLIIVVAGCASNPKPSATAQEIEVLNNLVSGRSFEIKANWANPLATGSINSIANAGLLPNGSTANRIDLSGSASYLKVIGDKVEANLPYFGERQMGGTYNSNNTGIQFEGVPKSFEIVPNQKTRGYTMRFTISSATETYQVMAELTPSLSSNLNINSTHRTAIWYTGRVEQYDKE, encoded by the coding sequence ATGAAGACATTTGGAAAATATATTTGGAGTATGCTCATTATAGTTGTTGCTGGGTGTGCATCCAATCCAAAACCTTCAGCAACAGCTCAAGAAATTGAAGTATTGAACAATCTTGTTTCAGGAAGATCTTTTGAAATTAAAGCTAACTGGGCCAATCCATTGGCAACCGGCAGTATAAACAGTATTGCAAATGCAGGTTTGTTGCCTAACGGAAGTACGGCAAATAGAATTGATTTATCTGGAAGTGCAAGTTATTTAAAAGTTATTGGGGACAAAGTGGAAGCTAACCTTCCTTATTTTGGTGAAAGGCAAATGGGAGGAACATATAACAGTAATAATACCGGGATTCAATTTGAAGGCGTTCCCAAGAGCTTTGAGATTGTACCTAATCAAAAGACTAGAGGATATACCATGCGGTTTACAATAAGTTCAGCTACGGAAACGTACCAGGTGATGGCAGAGTTAACACCTTCGCTATCTAGTAACTTGAATATTAACAGTACCCACAGAACTGCAATTTGGTATACTGGTAGGGTAGAACAGTATGACAAGGAATAA
- a CDS encoding sorbosone dehydrogenase family protein: MLKRFSFLLALSLFVFSCNGKKGESKETIAEDAEELEQAETTLPLQSLNLPDGFKIEVFAEGIDGARSMAMGDNGTLFVGTRNEKTVYALQDLDGDFKAEKIMVLDSTLEVPNGLAFKDGALYVAEVGRLLKYSNIEQELSSSPQPEVIYDDYPTEFHHGWKYIAFGPDGKLYVPVGAPCNICERSSEDERYATITRMDPDGSNREIYAKGVRNTVGFTWHPETGELWFTDNGRDMLGDDIPPCELNRVTEAGQHFGYPYCHGGTVKDPEFGDEFPCSDFVSPVQAMGAHVAPLGVKFYTGNMFPEEYKGHAFIAEHGSWNRSSKVGYKISLVKLENNEAVSYETFIDGWLNDEEQEAFGRPVDVLFLKDGSMLISDDFGDAIYRVSYNDTQLAQL; the protein is encoded by the coding sequence ATGCTTAAAAGATTTTCATTTTTGTTAGCACTATCTCTATTTGTTTTCTCTTGTAATGGGAAGAAAGGAGAATCAAAAGAAACCATAGCGGAAGATGCGGAAGAGCTTGAGCAAGCGGAAACTACTTTGCCTTTACAAAGTTTAAACCTTCCCGATGGTTTTAAAATAGAGGTGTTCGCCGAAGGAATTGATGGAGCACGGTCAATGGCTATGGGAGATAATGGAACACTTTTCGTAGGCACACGGAATGAAAAAACCGTCTATGCGCTTCAAGATTTAGATGGAGATTTTAAAGCTGAAAAAATAATGGTTTTGGATTCTACATTAGAAGTTCCAAACGGTCTGGCCTTTAAAGATGGAGCTTTGTATGTTGCTGAAGTAGGCAGACTTTTAAAGTATTCAAATATAGAACAAGAACTTTCCAGTTCACCGCAACCAGAAGTAATTTATGATGACTACCCAACGGAATTTCATCATGGATGGAAATACATTGCCTTTGGCCCAGATGGAAAACTATATGTTCCAGTCGGTGCACCTTGCAATATATGTGAGCGTTCTAGTGAAGATGAACGTTATGCTACCATTACAAGAATGGATCCAGATGGCAGCAATAGAGAGATTTACGCCAAAGGAGTAAGAAATACGGTTGGTTTTACGTGGCATCCAGAAACAGGGGAGTTATGGTTTACGGACAATGGTAGAGATATGTTGGGAGACGATATTCCACCATGCGAATTAAATCGTGTTACTGAAGCTGGTCAGCATTTTGGATATCCTTATTGCCATGGGGGTACTGTAAAAGATCCTGAGTTTGGTGATGAATTCCCTTGCTCTGATTTTGTTTCACCTGTGCAGGCTATGGGAGCTCATGTGGCACCTTTGGGAGTTAAGTTCTATACTGGAAATATGTTCCCAGAAGAATATAAAGGCCATGCCTTTATAGCCGAACACGGATCATGGAACCGTTCTTCTAAAGTGGGATATAAGATTTCATTGGTAAAATTGGAAAACAATGAAGCCGTGAGCTATGAAACGTTTATTGATGGATGGCTTAACGATGAAGAACAAGAAGCATTTGGCAGACCCGTTGATGTTTTGTTCTTAAAAGATGGTTCTATGTTAATTTCTGATGATTTTGGAGATGCCATTTATAGAGTTTCATATAATGACACACAACTTGCCCAGC
- a CDS encoding Crp/Fnr family transcriptional regulator, with protein sequence MIRINPELATYVKKLYDAGKHDISEEEFGPKHRIIEQDRRYNKVYFITEGISKCYISDENGKEFIQEFLGEGMEFGELEVFSKKYTICSVEAITQLKVLSISHTRFNALLETDNHFNRLVMKALADKIRYKAPRHSYQHSYPIEDNIIRLKKIFPEFTEVISKKDISNYIGVTTRSLNRALKELKEKTNQP encoded by the coding sequence ATGATTAGAATAAATCCGGAATTAGCTACCTATGTGAAAAAGCTATATGATGCTGGCAAACATGATATAAGTGAAGAAGAATTTGGCCCCAAGCATAGAATAATAGAACAAGACAGAAGGTACAACAAAGTCTATTTTATTACGGAAGGAATCAGTAAGTGCTATATTTCTGATGAAAATGGAAAGGAATTTATTCAGGAATTCTTGGGTGAGGGAATGGAATTTGGGGAATTAGAAGTATTCAGTAAAAAATACACCATATGTTCTGTAGAGGCCATAACACAACTGAAGGTTCTTTCCATTTCCCATACTCGTTTTAATGCATTGTTAGAAACGGACAATCACTTTAATAGATTGGTCATGAAAGCTCTTGCGGATAAGATTAGATATAAAGCCCCAAGACATTCGTACCAGCATTCCTACCCTATTGAAGACAATATCATAAGATTAAAAAAGATTTTCCCAGAGTTTACAGAGGTAATCTCCAAAAAGGATATTTCAAATTATATAGGAGTCACCACGAGAAGTTTGAATCGGGCATTAAAAGAACTAAAAGAAAAAACCAATCAACCTTAA
- a CDS encoding MFS transporter — protein MATRRNKITLSKQGMYTPKFILICLSSLFFSASYNMLIPELPSYLSSLGGAKYIGLIIALFTLTAGISRPFSGKLTDTIGRKPVMVFGAMVCLVCGCFYPILTTVYGFLLLRLFHGFSTGFTPTAASTFVSDVVPRERLGEAMGIQGIAFSTGLALGPALGSYIKLYFSYSVLFYSSSAMAFLALLLIINLKETLSQKQRFRLGLLKISKNDIIALEALPPAIITFLSYVGFGVILTLIPDWTEAVGFVNKGVFFIVFTISSLLARFIAGRLSDSYGRIKVIVVGLVLLLIALVLIGYLNTQSGLLIGASIYGLAMGIISPAINAWTIDLSLPEQKGKAMATMYIALEAGIGLGALCSGWYYQEMISRIPFIMYCCASLAFIGIGYIIVIKRNIITNY, from the coding sequence ATGGCAACCAGAAGAAACAAAATTACACTTTCAAAACAGGGAATGTATACCCCAAAATTTATTCTTATTTGTTTGAGTTCACTTTTCTTTTCAGCAAGTTATAACATGTTGATTCCCGAACTTCCTTCTTATTTAAGCAGTTTGGGAGGGGCTAAGTATATTGGTCTTATTATAGCCCTCTTTACACTTACTGCGGGAATATCAAGACCTTTTAGTGGAAAGCTTACGGATACCATAGGCCGAAAGCCCGTCATGGTTTTTGGGGCTATGGTATGTTTGGTTTGTGGGTGTTTTTATCCCATTCTAACTACGGTGTATGGGTTTTTGCTGTTACGTTTGTTTCATGGTTTTTCCACAGGATTTACACCAACCGCAGCGTCAACTTTTGTTTCAGATGTTGTTCCAAGAGAAAGACTGGGAGAGGCCATGGGTATTCAAGGAATAGCCTTTAGTACCGGTCTGGCGTTGGGTCCTGCCTTGGGAAGTTATATTAAACTGTATTTTTCCTATTCGGTATTATTTTATAGTTCTTCTGCAATGGCTTTTTTAGCATTGTTACTGATAATCAATTTAAAAGAAACATTATCCCAGAAACAACGTTTTCGATTAGGGTTGTTAAAGATATCCAAGAACGATATTATAGCACTGGAGGCATTGCCACCGGCCATAATCACCTTTTTATCGTATGTAGGTTTTGGAGTGATTCTTACCCTTATACCCGATTGGACCGAAGCAGTTGGTTTTGTGAACAAAGGAGTGTTTTTTATTGTGTTCACGATATCATCACTTTTAGCACGATTTATTGCTGGAAGGCTCTCCGATAGTTATGGAAGGATAAAAGTAATTGTTGTTGGTCTTGTATTGCTTTTGATTGCTTTGGTCCTTATAGGTTATTTAAACACGCAATCTGGATTATTGATTGGTGCTTCAATATATGGTCTTGCCATGGGCATAATTTCACCTGCAATAAATGCATGGACAATAGATTTGAGTTTGCCAGAACAAAAAGGCAAGGCCATGGCCACTATGTATATTGCCCTAGAAGCAGGAATAGGCCTAGGGGCCTTATGTTCGGGATGGTATTATCAAGAGATGATTTCACGAATTCCTTTCATAATGTATTGCTGTGCGAGCTTAGCATTTATAGGAATTGGCTATATTATTGTGATAAAAAGAAATATTATCACGAATTATTAA